One Kribbella sp. NBC_00662 genomic region harbors:
- a CDS encoding RluA family pseudouridine synthase has translation MVPDGLAGERLDAALSRLFGVSRTKAAELIESGQVQVDGVAALKSARVTAGVMLDVELPPPPSEVTVVPETVDNLRIVYDDDEIVVVDKPVGVAAHPSPGWTGPTVIGHLAGAGFNISTSGAAERKGIVHRLDVGTSGLMVVAKTEYAYTVLKRAFKERTVKKIYHALVQGHPDPFTGTVDAPIDRHPHHDYKFGVVAGGKPSVTHYETLEAFRYATLLEITLETGRTHQIRVHMSAIGHPCCGDLTYGADPVLAERLGLTRQWLHAMRLGFTHPGTGEYVEFTSEYPADLDQALDLLVDT, from the coding sequence ATGGTTCCCGACGGTCTCGCGGGGGAGCGGCTCGACGCGGCACTGTCCCGGCTGTTCGGCGTTTCCCGGACCAAGGCCGCCGAGCTGATCGAGTCCGGCCAGGTCCAGGTCGACGGCGTCGCCGCGCTCAAGTCCGCGCGCGTCACCGCCGGCGTGATGCTCGACGTCGAGCTGCCGCCGCCGCCGTCCGAGGTGACCGTCGTACCGGAGACCGTGGACAACCTGCGGATCGTGTACGACGACGACGAGATCGTGGTCGTGGACAAGCCCGTCGGGGTCGCCGCGCACCCGTCTCCGGGGTGGACCGGCCCGACCGTGATCGGTCACCTGGCCGGGGCGGGCTTCAACATCTCGACGAGCGGCGCGGCCGAGCGCAAGGGCATCGTGCACCGGCTCGACGTCGGCACGTCCGGGCTGATGGTGGTCGCGAAGACGGAGTACGCGTACACCGTGCTCAAGCGTGCCTTCAAGGAGCGCACGGTCAAGAAGATCTACCACGCGCTCGTCCAGGGGCATCCCGACCCGTTCACCGGCACCGTCGACGCGCCGATCGACCGGCATCCGCACCACGACTACAAGTTCGGCGTGGTGGCCGGCGGCAAGCCGAGCGTGACCCACTACGAGACCCTCGAGGCGTTCCGCTACGCGACGCTGCTGGAGATCACCCTCGAGACCGGTCGCACCCACCAGATCCGCGTCCACATGTCCGCGATCGGCCACCCGTGCTGCGGCGACCTCACGTACGGCGCCGACCCGGTCCTCGCCGAGCGCCTGGGTCTGACCCGCCAATGGCTGCACGCCATGCGCCTCGGCTTCACCCACCCCGGCACCGGCGAGTACGTCGAATTCACCTCGGAGTACCCGGCCGACCTGGACCAAGCCCTGGACCTGCTCGTCGACACATGA
- the lspA gene encoding signal peptidase II — MGDVEPTEPADESSAGSPPSPPPTRSWKWIGLFGGVGAVILLLDQITKALALAHLTPGEPVNVIGSLLKFNLIRNPGAAFSLGTGYTPYISAVQIIVAIGVVYLSRRLGSAGWAVAFGLLFGGAVGNIIDRIFREPSAFHGHVVDFLQTPHWAIFNVADMAVTSAAILLVIQTLRGVKLDGTREQRK, encoded by the coding sequence GTGGGAGACGTAGAACCAACGGAACCGGCCGACGAATCGTCGGCCGGTTCTCCGCCGTCTCCTCCGCCGACCCGGTCCTGGAAGTGGATCGGGTTGTTCGGCGGGGTCGGTGCCGTGATCCTGCTGCTCGACCAGATCACCAAAGCGCTTGCTTTGGCGCATCTGACGCCGGGTGAGCCGGTCAACGTCATCGGCAGCCTGCTCAAGTTCAACCTGATCCGGAATCCGGGCGCGGCGTTCAGCCTCGGGACCGGTTACACGCCGTACATCTCGGCGGTCCAGATCATCGTCGCGATCGGTGTCGTCTACCTGTCCCGGCGGCTCGGGTCGGCGGGCTGGGCGGTGGCGTTCGGGCTGCTGTTCGGCGGCGCGGTCGGCAACATCATCGACCGGATCTTCCGGGAGCCGTCGGCGTTCCACGGGCACGTGGTCGACTTCCTGCAGACGCCGCACTGGGCGATCTTCAACGTCGCGGACATGGCGGTGACGTCGGCCGCGATCCTGCTGGTGATCCAGACGCTCCGCGGGGTCAAGCTCGACGGGACCCGGGAGCAGCGCAAGTGA
- a CDS encoding SDR family oxidoreductase, with amino-acid sequence MSLQNQRVVILGGTSGIGLATAQLAAAQGATVIVASSNPESVKRALDELPATASGEAIDLTDSAAVTEFFDGLDPFDHLVYTAGESLALLEVASMDLARARKAFELRYFGALGAVGAAAPKIRPGGSVVLTTGAAGDRPGPGWSVAASICGAVDSLVRALAVELAPLRVNAVKPGVVRSPLWSNMSVEDQQTLYDETSRLLPVGRVGEVTDIASAYVYLMNQGYATGSIVSVDGGHVLV; translated from the coding sequence ATGTCCCTGCAGAACCAACGCGTCGTCATCCTCGGCGGTACGTCGGGTATCGGTCTCGCCACCGCGCAACTGGCCGCGGCGCAAGGCGCGACCGTAATCGTTGCCTCCAGCAACCCTGAATCGGTCAAGCGTGCACTGGACGAACTGCCGGCGACCGCGTCCGGCGAGGCGATCGACCTCACCGACTCCGCGGCGGTCACGGAATTCTTCGACGGCCTCGACCCGTTCGACCACCTGGTCTACACGGCAGGTGAGTCGCTCGCGCTGCTCGAGGTCGCGTCGATGGACCTCGCCCGGGCCCGCAAGGCGTTCGAGCTTCGCTACTTCGGCGCCCTCGGTGCGGTCGGGGCTGCCGCGCCCAAGATCCGCCCTGGTGGCTCGGTCGTCCTCACGACCGGCGCCGCCGGCGACCGTCCCGGTCCGGGCTGGTCGGTGGCGGCCAGCATCTGCGGGGCGGTCGACTCGCTGGTCCGAGCACTCGCCGTGGAGCTGGCCCCGCTGCGCGTCAACGCAGTCAAGCCCGGCGTGGTCCGCTCGCCGCTGTGGTCGAACATGTCCGTCGAGGACCAGCAGACGCTGTACGACGAGACGTCGCGACTGCTCCCCGTCGGCCGGGTCGGTGAGGTTACGGACATCGCGTCGGCGTACGTCTATCTGATGAACCAGGGCTATGCGACCGGCTCGATCGTGTCGGTCGACGGCGGCCATGTGCTGGTCTGA
- a CDS encoding DUF998 domain-containing protein — translation MRSLRALTIATIVAQGVFIAGTLVGGAIEGHGYNAARHDISDLAALTAHHATLARLSLGIAGVLTIAFALLVLRPALRTADGRESVGAWLVALSLAGWDNLSDAFFRLDCRDADAACLSTASFDSWHAKVHLASYVVAGVATVIAPFLLSRRMRTVDGWRDLAGPTRITGFVIIAALAVTVLAGGTAVQGLAQRFALFLVSLCVVPLAVRVLRLTG, via the coding sequence ATGAGGTCTCTCCGGGCGCTGACGATCGCCACCATCGTCGCGCAGGGAGTCTTCATCGCCGGCACGCTCGTCGGTGGTGCGATCGAGGGCCACGGCTACAACGCCGCCCGCCACGACATCAGCGACCTCGCGGCGCTCACCGCCCACCACGCGACCTTGGCCCGCCTGAGTCTCGGCATCGCGGGCGTCCTCACGATCGCGTTCGCACTTCTTGTACTGCGCCCTGCCCTGCGTACCGCCGACGGCCGCGAATCCGTCGGCGCCTGGCTGGTCGCCTTGTCGCTGGCCGGCTGGGACAACCTCAGCGACGCCTTCTTCCGCCTTGACTGCCGCGACGCGGACGCCGCGTGCCTGTCGACTGCCTCCTTCGACTCCTGGCACGCCAAGGTGCACCTCGCGTCGTACGTCGTCGCCGGCGTGGCGACGGTGATCGCGCCGTTCCTGCTCTCCCGCCGGATGCGCACGGTCGACGGCTGGCGCGACCTGGCCGGCCCGACCCGGATCACGGGCTTCGTCATCATCGCCGCGCTGGCCGTGACGGTGTTGGCCGGCGGCACCGCGGTCCAGGGTCTGGCCCAGCGGTTCGCGCTCTTCCTGGTGTCGCTGTGCGTCGTGCCGCTTGCCGTGCGAGTGCTGAGACTGACCGGATAG
- a CDS encoding SDR family NAD(P)-dependent oxidoreductase encodes MTRVLITGSADGLGQLLARELVAQGHEVVLHARNQQRARDALAAVPGAATALVGDLSSIDETRDLARQANESGRFDVVVHNAAVGYQEPRRETVDGLEHVFAINALAPYLLTALVERPDRLIYLSSGMHLGGDLVLDDLQWVRRRWRGAQAYSDSKLHDVLLTFAVARVWPDVQSNAVDPGWVPTKMGGRGAPGDLGQAHLTQVWLATAAGTGSGGYYYHERPHRTHPVASDREAQEGFLEACASLTGVRL; translated from the coding sequence GTGACACGCGTTCTGATCACTGGTTCGGCAGACGGTCTCGGGCAACTGCTCGCGCGGGAGCTGGTCGCGCAAGGGCATGAGGTCGTGCTCCATGCCCGCAACCAGCAGCGTGCCCGCGACGCTCTCGCGGCGGTACCGGGAGCGGCCACGGCACTTGTCGGCGACCTCTCGAGTATCGACGAGACGCGGGACCTGGCTCGGCAGGCGAACGAGTCCGGCCGATTCGATGTCGTCGTACACAACGCGGCCGTCGGCTACCAGGAGCCGCGACGAGAGACGGTCGACGGGTTGGAGCATGTGTTCGCGATCAACGCGCTCGCGCCGTACCTGCTGACCGCCCTCGTCGAGCGACCCGACCGGCTGATCTACCTCAGCTCCGGGATGCACCTCGGCGGGGACCTCGTGCTGGACGATCTCCAGTGGGTACGACGGCGCTGGCGCGGCGCGCAGGCGTACTCGGACTCCAAGCTGCACGACGTCCTGCTGACCTTCGCCGTCGCCCGGGTGTGGCCGGACGTGCAGTCGAATGCGGTGGACCCGGGCTGGGTTCCGACCAAGATGGGTGGCCGCGGTGCGCCCGGCGATCTCGGTCAGGCGCATCTGACGCAGGTGTGGCTGGCGACCGCGGCGGGCACCGGAAGCGGTGGGTACTACTACCACGAGCGGCCGCATCGGACTCACCCGGTGGCTTCGGATCGCGAGGCGCAGGAGGGGTTTCTGGAGGCCTGCGCCTCGCTCACCGGAGTACGGCTGTAG
- a CDS encoding DUF3352 domain-containing protein has protein sequence MSDQNQPPNPQYPGAGGPQYGPPPGQNPWPQQGRPPVPPQQGQPPRGPQGQPQGQPQGQRPGPPQYGQQPGYPSQQPMHPQQGQPQYGAPQQGQQYGQGGPQYGQPGQASYEQMHIGGQPPQGPGYPGQPQWQPEPKKKRGKVIPIIAALAMVLVVAGGGIFAYGKLAGGKQPADVLPGTAVAYARVDLNPSAGQKVAAIRFMMKFPSVKDKLGLTGDKDDLRQKLFEQIKKSSGDDLADVDYDKDIKPWLGDRAGVAALPPADGKREPDVVVAVQVKNQDAANKGMDKLLANEDKKPGRAFSDGYMLLSDDQATVDSAVATAKDNPLTKNAKFSADMDKLGEQGFLSGWADVKGIASITGKVDSGQIAGLGDATTAVALRFDASYVELKGIGQGDKSIKVNSGADAADLISKLPDSTAGAIAISGGDNLIDTAWQQVEKAGGENLKPMLDRISEETGLTLPDDLKSLAGKNLAVAMDKDTANGPKIAARMETDPAKAEPVVQKLTTLLRERSSANIPIETAKDDDTLVVSTSKEYADQVLQGGNLGGTDNFKQALPDTKGALMIGYVDFASIGSISRRFADDKDLAALRSAGIVTRSTGDGQAEFSLRVVAK, from the coding sequence ATGTCCGACCAGAACCAACCCCCCAACCCGCAGTACCCAGGCGCCGGCGGTCCGCAGTACGGTCCGCCACCCGGCCAGAACCCATGGCCGCAGCAGGGCCGGCCGCCGGTTCCGCCGCAGCAGGGTCAGCCGCCGCGGGGGCCGCAGGGTCAGCCGCAAGGACAGCCGCAGGGTCAGCGGCCCGGTCCGCCGCAGTACGGACAGCAGCCGGGTTACCCGTCGCAGCAGCCGATGCACCCGCAGCAGGGCCAGCCGCAGTACGGCGCTCCGCAGCAGGGGCAGCAGTACGGGCAGGGTGGACCGCAGTACGGTCAGCCGGGGCAGGCGTCGTACGAGCAGATGCACATCGGCGGTCAGCCGCCGCAGGGGCCGGGCTACCCGGGGCAGCCGCAGTGGCAGCCGGAGCCGAAGAAGAAGCGCGGCAAGGTGATCCCGATCATCGCCGCGCTCGCGATGGTCCTGGTCGTGGCCGGTGGCGGAATCTTTGCCTACGGCAAGCTTGCCGGTGGCAAGCAGCCGGCCGACGTGCTGCCGGGCACCGCGGTCGCCTATGCCCGCGTGGACCTGAACCCGTCCGCCGGCCAGAAGGTCGCCGCGATCCGGTTCATGATGAAGTTCCCGTCGGTGAAGGACAAGCTCGGGCTGACCGGCGACAAGGACGATCTGCGGCAGAAGCTGTTCGAGCAGATCAAGAAGTCCTCCGGCGACGACCTCGCCGACGTCGACTACGACAAGGACATCAAGCCGTGGCTGGGCGACCGGGCCGGTGTCGCCGCGCTCCCGCCGGCCGACGGCAAGCGCGAGCCGGACGTGGTGGTCGCGGTCCAGGTGAAGAACCAGGACGCCGCGAACAAGGGCATGGACAAGCTGCTGGCGAACGAGGACAAGAAGCCGGGCCGCGCGTTCAGCGACGGGTACATGCTGCTGTCCGACGACCAGGCGACCGTCGACTCGGCCGTTGCCACGGCCAAGGACAACCCGCTGACCAAGAACGCCAAGTTCAGCGCGGACATGGACAAGCTCGGTGAGCAGGGCTTCCTGTCGGGCTGGGCGGACGTGAAGGGGATCGCCTCGATCACCGGCAAGGTCGACTCCGGCCAGATCGCCGGCCTCGGCGACGCCACGACGGCGGTCGCGCTGCGGTTCGACGCGTCGTACGTCGAGCTGAAGGGGATCGGCCAGGGCGACAAGAGCATCAAGGTGAACTCGGGCGCCGATGCCGCCGACCTGATCTCGAAGCTGCCGGACAGCACGGCCGGCGCGATCGCGATCTCCGGCGGCGACAACCTGATCGACACCGCCTGGCAGCAGGTGGAGAAGGCGGGCGGCGAGAACCTCAAGCCGATGCTCGACCGGATCAGCGAGGAGACCGGCCTGACGCTGCCGGACGACCTGAAGAGTCTGGCCGGCAAGAACCTCGCGGTCGCGATGGACAAGGACACCGCGAACGGGCCGAAGATCGCGGCCCGGATGGAGACCGACCCGGCGAAGGCCGAGCCGGTCGTGCAGAAGCTGACCACGCTGCTGCGTGAGCGTTCGTCGGCCAACATCCCGATCGAGACCGCGAAGGACGACGACACGCTGGTGGTCTCGACCAGCAAGGAGTACGCCGACCAGGTGCTGCAGGGCGGCAACCTCGGTGGCACGGACAACTTCAAGCAGGCGCTGCCGGACACCAAGGGCGCCTTGATGATCGGGTACGTCGACTTCGCGTCGATCGGCTCGATCAGCCGGCGGTTCGCCGACGACAAGGACCTGGCGGCGCTCCGCTCGGCCGGTATCGTCACCCGCTCGACCGGCGACGGTCAGGCCGAGTTCAGCCTGCGGGTCGTCGCGAAGTAG
- a CDS encoding VOC family protein, whose amino-acid sequence MNHISEIRTVGVPVTDQDRAVAFYTETLGFEVLMDAPLPQLGGRWIVVAPAGSSAGIALVPASDGNPAGVDTGIRMGSPDAKTAHQHFLDTGVDTDELLEWPGVPPMFSLRDQDGNRLYISQV is encoded by the coding sequence ATGAACCACATCAGCGAGATCCGGACCGTCGGCGTGCCGGTGACCGACCAGGACCGTGCGGTCGCGTTCTACACCGAGACGTTGGGCTTCGAGGTGCTGATGGACGCCCCGCTGCCGCAGCTCGGCGGTCGCTGGATCGTGGTCGCGCCGGCCGGCTCGTCCGCCGGCATCGCGCTCGTACCGGCGTCGGACGGCAACCCGGCAGGTGTCGACACCGGGATCCGGATGGGCAGCCCGGACGCCAAGACTGCCCATCAGCATTTCCTCGACACAGGCGTCGACACCGACGAGCTGCTCGAGTGGCCCGGCGTCCCGCCGATGTTCAGCCTCCGGGACCAGGACGGGAATCGTCTCTACATCTCGCAGGTCTGA
- the dnaE gene encoding DNA polymerase III subunit alpha, translated as MGSSDSFVHLHVHTEYSMLDGAARIDELFKTAQEMGQPAIATTDHGYVFGAYEFWKTAKKYDVKPIIGVEAYLTPHTHRSERKRVKWGDANSGRDDVSGSGAYTHMTLLAKNTSGMHNLFKMSSLASLEGYYFKPRMDRELLNTYGQGLIATTGCPSGEVQTRLRLGQYKEAVEAAAEFRDIFGKENFYCELMDHGLGIERDIQKDLLKLAKDLGLPLVATNDLHYTKPEDSQAHAALLCVQSGSTLSDPNRFKFDANEFYVKTAAEMREVWKDFPEACDNTLLIAEQCDVSFTEGEGRFMPRFPCPEGHNEESWFVAEVETGLHRRYPAGIPDQVRKQAEYEIEVITSKGYAGYFLVVADFINWAKEHGIRVGPGRGSGAGSMCAYAMKITDLDPLQHGLIFERFLNPERMSMPDFDIDFDDRRRPEVIRYVTEKYGDDRVAMIVTYGTIKAKQAIKDAGRVLDYPFAMGDRITKAMPPSVMGKDIPLSGIFDSAHKRYSEATEFRSLYESDQDVRKIVDTARGLENLKRQWGVHAAGVIMSSEPLIELIPIMRREQDGQVITQFDYPSCETLGLVKMDFLGLRNLTIMDDAVKNVEASRGITLDLDQLAKSLDDQPTYDLLARGDTLGVFQFDGGPMRALLRLMRPDNFEDISAVGALYRPGPMGANSHTNYALRKNKQQEISYPHDELAVALEPILGTTYGLIVYQEQVMAIAQQLAGYTLGKADLLRRAMGKKKREVLDAEYVGFSEGMKANGFSEQSIKALWDVLVPFSDYAFNKAHSAAYGLVSYWTAYLKANFPAEYMAAVLTSVKDDKDKMAIYLNECRRMGIKVLPPDVNESDSNFTPVGTDIRFGLSAIRNVGVNVVAEIVAAREEKGRFTDFVDFIDKVSLPVCNKRVIESLAKAGSFDSMNHARRAVVAVHEQAVDEAIDLKRNEAHGQFDLFSMGDDEADEGEGNSRLTVTVPEIEEWDKATKLAHERDMLGLYVSDHPLFGVEHVLTNGSDCTIGQLLADEDRPDGSRVTIGGLVTAVQRKVNKRGDIYAIVTIEDLEGSIEVMMFSSAYQLHAHLLTNDAIILMKGRVRRREDRLELSGDEVVVPDLTEGPSGPVVITMAANRCTPPVVTQLRDVLKSHPGMTEVQLKLQARQKTEIWRIADQYRVTPTSALMADLKALLGPSCLAS; from the coding sequence ATGGGGTCCAGCGACAGTTTCGTGCATCTCCACGTGCACACCGAGTACTCGATGCTGGACGGCGCCGCGCGGATCGACGAGTTGTTCAAAACCGCCCAGGAGATGGGGCAGCCGGCGATCGCGACCACCGACCACGGCTACGTGTTCGGGGCGTACGAGTTCTGGAAGACCGCGAAGAAGTACGACGTCAAGCCGATCATCGGCGTCGAGGCTTACCTGACCCCGCACACCCACCGCTCCGAGCGGAAGCGGGTCAAATGGGGCGACGCGAACTCCGGCCGTGACGACGTCTCCGGCTCGGGTGCCTACACCCACATGACGCTGCTGGCGAAGAACACCTCCGGCATGCACAACCTGTTCAAGATGAGCTCGCTGGCCAGCCTCGAGGGCTACTACTTCAAGCCCCGGATGGACCGCGAGCTGCTGAACACCTACGGCCAGGGCCTGATCGCGACCACCGGCTGCCCGTCCGGCGAGGTGCAGACCCGGCTCCGCCTCGGGCAGTACAAGGAGGCCGTCGAGGCCGCCGCGGAGTTCCGCGACATCTTCGGCAAGGAGAACTTCTACTGCGAGCTGATGGACCACGGCCTCGGCATCGAGCGGGACATCCAGAAGGACCTGCTGAAGCTGGCCAAGGACCTCGGACTGCCGCTGGTCGCCACCAACGACCTGCACTACACCAAGCCCGAGGACTCCCAGGCGCACGCCGCGCTGCTGTGCGTGCAGTCCGGCTCGACGCTGTCCGACCCGAACCGGTTCAAGTTCGACGCGAACGAGTTCTACGTCAAGACCGCCGCCGAGATGCGCGAGGTCTGGAAGGACTTCCCGGAGGCCTGTGACAACACGTTGCTGATCGCCGAGCAGTGCGACGTCAGCTTCACCGAGGGCGAGGGCCGGTTCATGCCGCGCTTCCCCTGCCCGGAGGGTCACAACGAGGAGTCCTGGTTCGTCGCCGAGGTCGAGACCGGCCTGCACCGGCGTTACCCGGCCGGCATCCCGGACCAGGTCCGCAAGCAGGCGGAGTACGAGATCGAGGTCATCACCTCGAAGGGGTACGCCGGGTACTTCCTCGTCGTCGCCGACTTCATCAACTGGGCCAAGGAGCACGGCATCCGGGTCGGTCCGGGCCGTGGCTCCGGCGCCGGCTCGATGTGCGCGTACGCGATGAAGATCACCGACCTGGACCCGCTCCAGCACGGCCTGATCTTCGAGCGCTTCCTGAACCCGGAGCGGATGTCGATGCCCGACTTCGACATCGACTTCGACGACCGCCGCCGCCCCGAGGTGATCCGCTACGTCACCGAGAAGTACGGCGACGACCGGGTCGCGATGATCGTCACCTACGGCACGATCAAGGCCAAGCAGGCGATCAAGGACGCCGGCCGGGTGCTGGACTACCCGTTCGCGATGGGCGACCGGATCACCAAAGCGATGCCGCCGTCGGTGATGGGCAAGGACATCCCGCTGTCCGGCATCTTCGACTCCGCCCACAAGCGGTACTCCGAGGCCACCGAGTTCCGCTCGCTCTACGAGTCCGACCAGGACGTCCGCAAGATCGTCGACACCGCCCGCGGCCTGGAGAACCTGAAGCGCCAGTGGGGTGTGCACGCGGCCGGCGTGATCATGTCCAGCGAGCCGCTGATCGAGCTGATCCCGATCATGCGCCGCGAGCAGGACGGCCAGGTCATCACCCAGTTCGACTACCCGAGCTGCGAGACGCTCGGCCTGGTCAAGATGGACTTCCTGGGTCTGCGCAACCTGACGATCATGGACGACGCGGTCAAGAACGTCGAGGCCAGCCGCGGTATCACGCTGGACCTCGACCAGCTGGCCAAGTCCCTCGACGACCAGCCGACGTACGACCTGCTGGCCCGCGGTGACACGCTCGGCGTGTTCCAGTTCGACGGCGGCCCGATGCGCGCGCTGCTGCGACTGATGCGGCCGGACAACTTCGAGGACATCTCCGCGGTCGGCGCGCTCTACCGGCCCGGCCCGATGGGTGCGAACAGCCACACCAACTACGCCCTCCGCAAGAACAAGCAGCAGGAGATCAGCTACCCGCACGACGAGCTCGCCGTCGCGCTGGAGCCGATCCTGGGGACGACGTACGGCCTGATCGTCTACCAGGAGCAGGTCATGGCGATCGCCCAGCAGCTCGCCGGGTACACGCTCGGCAAAGCGGACCTGCTCCGCCGGGCGATGGGTAAGAAGAAGCGCGAGGTCCTGGACGCGGAGTACGTCGGCTTCTCCGAGGGCATGAAGGCGAACGGCTTCTCCGAGCAGTCGATCAAGGCACTCTGGGACGTGCTGGTCCCGTTCTCCGACTACGCGTTCAACAAGGCGCACTCCGCGGCGTACGGTCTGGTGTCCTACTGGACGGCGTACCTGAAGGCGAACTTCCCCGCGGAGTACATGGCCGCTGTTCTGACGTCCGTGAAGGACGACAAGGACAAGATGGCCATCTACCTGAACGAGTGCCGCCGGATGGGCATCAAGGTGCTGCCGCCGGACGTCAACGAGTCCGACTCGAACTTCACCCCGGTCGGCACCGACATCCGCTTCGGCCTGTCCGCGATCCGCAACGTCGGCGTGAACGTGGTCGCCGAGATCGTTGCGGCCCGCGAGGAGAAGGGCCGCTTCACGGACTTCGTCGACTTCATCGACAAGGTGTCGCTGCCGGTCTGCAACAAGCGCGTGATCGAGTCGCTGGCCAAGGCCGGTTCGTTCGACTCGATGAACCACGCACGGCGGGCCGTGGTCGCGGTGCACGAACAGGCCGTCGACGAGGCCATCGACCTCAAGCGCAACGAGGCCCACGGCCAGTTCGACCTGTTCTCGATGGGTGACGACGAGGCCGACGAGGGCGAGGGCAACAGCCGCCTGACCGTCACCGTCCCCGAGATCGAGGAGTGGGACAAGGCGACCAAGCTCGCGCACGAGCGCGACATGCTGGGGCTGTACGTGTCGGACCACCCGCTGTTCGGCGTCGAGCACGTGCTCACCAACGGCAGCGACTGCACGATCGGTCAACTGCTCGCCGACGAGGACCGTCCGGACGGCAGCCGGGTGACGATCGGCGGCCTGGTGACCGCGGTCCAGCGGAAGGTGAACAAGCGCGGCGACATCTACGCGATCGTCACGATCGAGGACCTCGAAGGTTCGATCGAGGTGATGATGTTCTCCTCGGCGTACCAGCTGCATGCTCACCTGCTCACCAACGACGCGATCATCCTGATGAAGGGCCGGGTACGCCGCCGCGAGGACCGCCTCGAGCTGAGCGGTGACGAGGTCGTCGTACCGGATCTCACCGAAGGCCCGAGCGGACCGGTCGTGATCACGATGGCAGCCAACCGGTGTACGCCGCCGGTGGTCACGCAGCTGCGCGACGTGCTGAAGTCACACCCCGGGATGACCGAGGTGCAGCTCAAACTGCAGGCGCGGCAGAAGACCGAGATCTGGCGGATCGCGGATCAGTACCGGGTCACCCCGACCTCGGCGCTGATGGCCGATCTGAAGGCGCTCCTCGGGCCGTCCTGCCTGGCCAGCTGA
- a CDS encoding amidohydrolase, protein MDGDLVARLRSTYEDLHAHPELSGDEYRTAGIAASWLREQGFDVHEGVGGAGVVGVLRPGDGPTVLLRADMDALPVAEETGLPYASTVDGVMHACGHDMHVTCLLGAAVELAADRDGWRGTLVVVFQPAEELGAGAQDVVDDGLYQKVPKPDIVLGQHVAPIPAGTLGLRPGPSFASADTLRVTLFGVGGHGSRPEATVDPVLLAATTTVRLHTVVSREVAGNDTAVLTVGAINAGTKANIIPDKAELLVNVRSYSEQVRGRVLGAIERIVAAEAQAAGAPRPPTVERLEAVPAVINDAAATERTQQVLESVVGAGRVVDPGLITGSEDVGILAESADAPIVYWLLGGADPAEFAGAESMEQIVQVVAGLPSNHSPHYHPVPSPTIEIGVNALVTAARHWLDSLPDDVEKPGPGSTS, encoded by the coding sequence ATGGACGGGGACCTGGTAGCACGGTTGCGGTCGACCTACGAGGATCTGCACGCTCACCCGGAGCTGTCCGGGGATGAGTACCGTACGGCGGGGATCGCCGCGAGCTGGTTGCGTGAACAGGGCTTCGACGTACATGAGGGCGTCGGTGGAGCCGGTGTCGTCGGCGTGCTGAGGCCGGGCGACGGGCCGACGGTGTTGCTGCGCGCCGATATGGACGCCTTGCCGGTCGCCGAAGAGACCGGACTTCCGTACGCGAGCACGGTCGACGGCGTCATGCACGCCTGCGGCCATGACATGCACGTCACCTGCCTCCTCGGCGCTGCGGTCGAGCTGGCCGCCGACCGCGACGGGTGGCGCGGGACGCTGGTGGTCGTGTTCCAGCCTGCCGAGGAGCTCGGCGCCGGCGCTCAGGACGTGGTCGACGACGGCCTGTACCAGAAGGTGCCGAAACCCGACATCGTTCTCGGCCAGCACGTGGCCCCGATCCCGGCGGGCACGCTGGGGTTGCGACCCGGACCCTCGTTCGCGTCCGCCGACACCCTGCGCGTCACGCTGTTCGGTGTGGGCGGTCACGGGTCCCGCCCGGAGGCGACGGTCGATCCGGTCCTGCTCGCGGCGACGACCACCGTCCGCCTGCACACCGTGGTCTCCCGGGAGGTCGCCGGCAACGACACCGCCGTACTGACTGTCGGTGCGATCAACGCCGGCACGAAGGCCAACATCATCCCCGACAAGGCCGAGTTGCTGGTGAATGTCCGCAGCTACTCCGAGCAGGTGCGCGGCCGGGTGCTCGGAGCGATCGAGCGCATCGTCGCCGCGGAAGCTCAGGCCGCCGGGGCCCCGCGACCGCCGACCGTCGAGCGACTGGAGGCCGTGCCCGCCGTGATCAACGATGCTGCCGCCACCGAACGGACGCAGCAGGTGCTGGAGTCCGTCGTCGGTGCCGGACGGGTGGTCGACCCGGGCCTGATCACGGGCAGCGAGGACGTCGGCATTCTCGCCGAGTCCGCCGACGCGCCGATCGTCTACTGGCTGCTCGGCGGGGCCGACCCTGCCGAGTTCGCCGGCGCCGAGTCGATGGAGCAGATTGTTCAGGTCGTGGCCGGTCTGCCGTCCAACCACTCGCCGCACTACCACCCGGTCCCGAGCCCGACGATCGAGATCGGCGTCAACGCACTGGTCACCGCGGCCCGCCACTGGCTCGATTCTTTGCCGGATGATGTCGAAAAGCCGGGACCGGGTTCTACCTCCTGA